The nucleotide window CGGGGTATTGCTACACGGTATGCAAAAAATGCCGCATCCTTTGTTGCCGCGGTACAAATTCGCTGCATTGCTCTTTGGGCTAACATCTTGTGACGACAATATCTAAGGGAAATTAGGAGGCGGATGGCGTCGGTACGCGTTTGGGGAGAGAAAATGTAAGGCGGCCGGGCGACGTCTCGCTCCTTCCTCTCCATTTTACTGCAATGAAATGGTATATTTGAACGTATCACGAGCGGCGGACAGCCGAGAGGGGTTGATAGGAAGTGGGCTTTGTCGATCGGTACTTCAAGCTTTCCGAGCGGGGCAGCAACTTCAGGACGGAGCTGGTGGCGGGGGTGACCACCTTCATGACCATGTCCTACATCCTGATCGTCCACCCGACCTTCATGTCGGTGGGGGCGGGGATGGACAAGACGGCCTGCGTCGTGGCGGTAGCCTTCGTCTGCGGGCTGGTGACGCTGGCCATGGGGCTCTACGCCAACCTGCCCTTCGCCCTGGCGCCGGGCATGGGCGGCAACGCGTTCTTCGCTTTCACGCTGGTGAAGGGCGGCATCGTCCCCTGGCAGGTGGGGATGGGAATGGTCTTCATCTCCGGCGCGGTGTTCATCCTCCTGACGGTGTTCGGGGTCCGGGAGGTCGTCGTCCGGCTCATGCCGCGGTCGATCAAGCTGGCGATCGGCGCGGCGGTCGGCATCTTCATCGCGCAGCTGGGCCTGAAGAGCGCGGGCATCCTGGTCATCGACAAGAGCCTGAGGTTCGGAAACCTGCACGACGCCAAGACGCTGCTCTCGATCATCGGGCTCTTCGTCACGGCCGGCTTCATCATCTTCCGGGTCCGGGGCGCGCTGCTGTGGGGCATCGTCCTGACCTCCATCATCGGCATTCCCATGGGCATCACCAAGGTGCCGTCGACCCTCCTGTCCACCCCCGCCTCCATCGAGCCCATCTTCCTGAAGCTCGACATCCTGGGTGCGCTCAAGTGGACCTATATCCCGTTCATGTTCACGTTCTTCGTGGGCGACTTCTTCTCGACGCTCGGCACGGTCCTGGGCGTGGGGGGCAAGGCGGGGCTGCTGGACGAGAACGGCGACATGCCGGACATCGGCAAGCCGTTTCTGGTGGACGCCATCGGCACGCTCGTCGGCTCGCTGTTCGGCCTGACGACGGTCACGACGTTCGTGGAGTCCGCCTCGGGCGTCGAGGAGGGCGGCAGGACGGGGCTCACCGCTGTCGTCACGGCCGTGTGCTTCTTCCTCATGCTGCTGCTCGTTCCCCTGGCCTCCTGCGTTCCGGAGCAGGCCACCGCTCCCGTGCTGGTGATCATCGGCCTGATGATGATGCCGGCGGTGCAGAACATCGACTTCAACGACTTTACGGAGTCGTTCCCCGCGTTCATGACCATCCTGATGGCGGCCTACCTGGGGCTGGCCAACGGGATCAGCTCGGGCATCCTGTGCTACACCGCGGCCAAGGTCCTGGCGGGGCGCGGGCGCGAGCTGCACTGGGGCACCTACGTCCTGTGCGTCCCGATCATCGGGTACTTCCTGAACCTGTAGCGGGGAGGACGAGACGATGCAGCTGCATCCCCGGGACCGGGCGCGATTGGTGGACGCGGCGATGGGACGCGTGCCCTGCGACCTCGCCATCCGCAACGTGAGGCTGTTCAATGTTCTGACGTGGGAGACCTACGAGGCGGAGGTCGGGATCGTCGACGGGTTCGTGGCCTGTGTGTCCGCGGACCCCGACGGGACGGGCGGCCGCTTTCCCATCGAGGCGGCGGAGAGCTTCGACGGCGGGGGAGGGCTTTTGATCCCCGGCTTCATCGACAGCCATCTGCACATCGAGAGCAGCATGCTGACCCCGGCGCATATGGCCGAGGCCGTGCTGCCGCAGGGGACGACGACGCTCATCACGGACCCCCACGAGGTGGCGAACGTCGGGGGCGTCGAGGCAGTGGAGTACATGCTGGAGGCCAGCGAGGGCCTGCCGATGCGGCAGTTCGTGCTGGTCCCGTCCTGCGTCCCGGCCGTCCCCGAGCTGGGGAACGCGGGCGCGAGCTTCGGCCGGGACGAGGTGGAGCGGCTGCTGGACCATCCCCGGGTCCTGGGGCTGGCCGAGCTGATGGACTACCCCGGCATCCTCGCCAACAGCGCGCGGATGCGCGCGATCATGGACGCCTGCGAGCGGCGCGGGGGGTTCATGCAGGGGCACGCTCCGTTTCTCGCGGACCGGGATCTGAACGCCTACGCCGCGTCGGGCGTGCGCAGCGATCACGAGACGCGCACGGGGCGCGAGGCGCGCGACAAGCTGAGGCTCGGGATGCACGTCGACATGCGGGAGAGCTCCATGTCGCTGAACGCTGCGGCCATCGCCCCCGCGGTGAAGGACTTCCGCAACCTGTCGACCCTGTCGCTCTGCACGGACGACCTGGAGCCGGAGGACATCCTGACGACGGGGCACGTCAGCCGCGTCGTGGCGCGCGCCGTGGAGTGCGGACTGTCGCCGGAGCAGGCGATCACCTGTGCGACGCTGAACGCGGCGCGGGAGATCGGCATCACGAACCTCGGGGCCGTCGCTCCGGGTTTCGCCGCGGACCTTCAGATCGTGTCCGACCTGGCGCGCCCGCGCCCCTCGGCCGTCTTCGCGATGGGGCGTCTGGTGGCCAGGGACGGGCGGATGCTGGCCGCTGTCCCGAGGCGCAGCTTTCCGCAGGAGGAGCGCAACACGGTGCGGCTGGAGATCCCCTCCGAGGAGGCGCTTCGGATCCCGGCGGAGGGGACGTCGGCCCGAGTGCGGGTGGTGAAGTACGACTCCCTGAACGGCTCGACGACCTCCTTCTCCATGGAGGACCTGCCTGTGGAGGACGGGTACCTGAGCCTGGGCGGGGACCGGGACCTCAAGTTCGTCGCGGTCCTGAACCGCCACGGCGGGGGGACGCGGTTCGTCGGGGTCGTGCGCAATTTCGGAACGGCGCGGGGCGCCTACGGGGCCACGGTCTCGCACGACAGTCACAACCTGGTCGTGGTCTACGACCGGCCCTCCGACGCGCTGGCCGTGATCCGGGCCCTGAAAGAGTGCGGCGGGGGCAAGATCGCCGCGGTGGACGGGGCGGTGGTCGGCAGGCTGGAGCTCCCGATCTACGGCCTGATCTCCCGTCTGGATGCCGACGGGCTGGCCCGCGAGATATCGGGAATGAAAAAAA belongs to Fretibacterium sp. OH1220_COT-178 and includes:
- a CDS encoding NCS2 family permease, with translation MGFVDRYFKLSERGSNFRTELVAGVTTFMTMSYILIVHPTFMSVGAGMDKTACVVAVAFVCGLVTLAMGLYANLPFALAPGMGGNAFFAFTLVKGGIVPWQVGMGMVFISGAVFILLTVFGVREVVVRLMPRSIKLAIGAAVGIFIAQLGLKSAGILVIDKSLRFGNLHDAKTLLSIIGLFVTAGFIIFRVRGALLWGIVLTSIIGIPMGITKVPSTLLSTPASIEPIFLKLDILGALKWTYIPFMFTFFVGDFFSTLGTVLGVGGKAGLLDENGDMPDIGKPFLVDAIGTLVGSLFGLTTVTTFVESASGVEEGGRTGLTAVVTAVCFFLMLLLVPLASCVPEQATAPVLVIIGLMMMPAVQNIDFNDFTESFPAFMTILMAAYLGLANGISSGILCYTAAKVLAGRGRELHWGTYVLCVPIIGYFLNL
- a CDS encoding adenine deaminase; the encoded protein is MQLHPRDRARLVDAAMGRVPCDLAIRNVRLFNVLTWETYEAEVGIVDGFVACVSADPDGTGGRFPIEAAESFDGGGGLLIPGFIDSHLHIESSMLTPAHMAEAVLPQGTTTLITDPHEVANVGGVEAVEYMLEASEGLPMRQFVLVPSCVPAVPELGNAGASFGRDEVERLLDHPRVLGLAELMDYPGILANSARMRAIMDACERRGGFMQGHAPFLADRDLNAYAASGVRSDHETRTGREARDKLRLGMHVDMRESSMSLNAAAIAPAVKDFRNLSTLSLCTDDLEPEDILTTGHVSRVVARAVECGLSPEQAITCATLNAAREIGITNLGAVAPGFAADLQIVSDLARPRPSAVFAMGRLVARDGRMLAAVPRRSFPQEERNTVRLEIPSEEALRIPAEGTSARVRVVKYDSLNGSTTSFSMEDLPVEDGYLSLGGDRDLKFVAVLNRHGGGTRFVGVVRNFGTARGAYGATVSHDSHNLVVVYDRPSDALAVIRALKECGGGKIAAVDGAVVGRLELPIYGLISRLDADGLAREISGMKKILRSALGLEVPNPLMRIVSLALPVIPKAKFSDIGLVDVLAQKIVPLME